A genome region from Eurosta solidaginis isolate ZX-2024a chromosome 2, ASM4086904v1, whole genome shotgun sequence includes the following:
- the IFT43 gene encoding intraflagellar transport protein 43 homolog isoform X4, whose protein sequence is MMDWAEELKLSIRKKTARKGRRSKSRDPIAGDASTSTNTSKPNHTEKEKAIDVMLELHKNSTSGETDTTKRPPVRRISGGWADVGILKSSKSKKGTSFDDERFQIVSMGKLPIDSPPRDDIPTIPDMDDLKDEILLNEIIEPPAANSFRPNTLSELNFDLLNQQAFASLENINMSLLTHCLKLPETLDEPDEVWEWDTLFTDVIAEIHSEQLTFSGGQKKEIGPDEIPPPMYT, encoded by the exons ATGATGGATTGGGCAGAGGAACTAAAGTTATCCATACGAAAG aAAACAGCACGGAAAGGGCGTCGCTCAAAAAGCCGTGACCCAATCGCTGGTGATGCCTCCACTAGTACTAACACATCAAAACCCAATCACACTGAAAAGGAAAAAGCAATTGATGTAATGTTGGAATTACACAAAAATTCCACCAGCGGGGAAACAGATACTACGAAACGACCACCTGTGCGCCGTATATCTGGTGGTTGGGCAGATGTTGGAATACTTAAAAGCTCTAA gtcgAAAAAGGGCACTTCATTTGATGA CGAACGTTTCCAAATAGTGTCAATGGGGAAATTGCCGATTGACTCGCCACCTAGAGATGATATCCCGACCATACCAGATATGGATGATTTAAAAGACGAAATTTTACTTAACGAAATAATTGAACCACCAGC cgCCAACTCTTTTCGACCAAACACACTAAGTGAGCTTAATTTTGATTTGTTAAATCAACAAGCATTTGCCtcattggaaaatattaatatgTCGCTATTGACGCATTGTCTTAAATTGCCTGAAACGTTGGATGAACCAGATGAGGTATGGGAATGGGATACGTTATTTACTGATGTTATTGCTGAAATACATTCGGAACAACTAACTTTTTCGGGAGGCCAGAAGAAGGAAATCGGACCAGATGAAATACCACCGCCTATGTATacatag
- the IFT43 gene encoding intraflagellar transport protein 43 homolog isoform X3, whose product MLSITSLIFVVRIKIKNFPNDGLGRGTKVIHTKARKGRRSKSRDPIAGDASTSTNTSKPNHTEKEKAIDVMLELHKNSTSGETDTTKRPPVRRISGGWADVGILKSSKSKKGTSFDDERFQIVSMGKLPIDSPPRDDIPTIPDMDDLKDEILLNEIIEPPAANSFRPNTLSELNFDLLNQQAFASLENINMSLLTHCLKLPETLDEPDEVWEWDTLFTDVIAEIHSEQLTFSGGQKKEIGPDEIPPPMYT is encoded by the exons atgttgtcaattacaagt CTAATTTTTGTCGtgcgaataaaaattaaaaactttccaAATGATGGATTGGGCAGAGGAACTAAAGTTATCCATACGAAAG CACGGAAAGGGCGTCGCTCAAAAAGCCGTGACCCAATCGCTGGTGATGCCTCCACTAGTACTAACACATCAAAACCCAATCACACTGAAAAGGAAAAAGCAATTGATGTAATGTTGGAATTACACAAAAATTCCACCAGCGGGGAAACAGATACTACGAAACGACCACCTGTGCGCCGTATATCTGGTGGTTGGGCAGATGTTGGAATACTTAAAAGCTCTAA gtcgAAAAAGGGCACTTCATTTGATGA CGAACGTTTCCAAATAGTGTCAATGGGGAAATTGCCGATTGACTCGCCACCTAGAGATGATATCCCGACCATACCAGATATGGATGATTTAAAAGACGAAATTTTACTTAACGAAATAATTGAACCACCAGC cgCCAACTCTTTTCGACCAAACACACTAAGTGAGCTTAATTTTGATTTGTTAAATCAACAAGCATTTGCCtcattggaaaatattaatatgTCGCTATTGACGCATTGTCTTAAATTGCCTGAAACGTTGGATGAACCAGATGAGGTATGGGAATGGGATACGTTATTTACTGATGTTATTGCTGAAATACATTCGGAACAACTAACTTTTTCGGGAGGCCAGAAGAAGGAAATCGGACCAGATGAAATACCACCGCCTATGTATacatag
- the IFT43 gene encoding intraflagellar transport protein 43 homolog A isoform X2, translated as MLSITSVSVLLSAFLVGTKIKSKTKQIFSFQLIFVVRIKIKNFPNDGLGRGTKVIHTKARKGRRSKSRDPIAGDASTSTNTSKPNHTEKEKAIDVMLELHKNSTSGETDTTKRPPVRRISGGWADVGILKSSNERFQIVSMGKLPIDSPPRDDIPTIPDMDDLKDEILLNEIIEPPAANSFRPNTLSELNFDLLNQQAFASLENINMSLLTHCLKLPETLDEPDEVWEWDTLFTDVIAEIHSEQLTFSGGQKKEIGPDEIPPPMYT; from the exons atgttgtcaattacaagtgtgagtgtattactatcagcgtttcttgtaggtacaaaaatta agagcaaaacaaaacaaattttttcgttTCAGCTAATTTTTGTCGtgcgaataaaaattaaaaactttccaAATGATGGATTGGGCAGAGGAACTAAAGTTATCCATACGAAAG CACGGAAAGGGCGTCGCTCAAAAAGCCGTGACCCAATCGCTGGTGATGCCTCCACTAGTACTAACACATCAAAACCCAATCACACTGAAAAGGAAAAAGCAATTGATGTAATGTTGGAATTACACAAAAATTCCACCAGCGGGGAAACAGATACTACGAAACGACCACCTGTGCGCCGTATATCTGGTGGTTGGGCAGATGTTGGAATACTTAAAAGCTCTAA CGAACGTTTCCAAATAGTGTCAATGGGGAAATTGCCGATTGACTCGCCACCTAGAGATGATATCCCGACCATACCAGATATGGATGATTTAAAAGACGAAATTTTACTTAACGAAATAATTGAACCACCAGC cgCCAACTCTTTTCGACCAAACACACTAAGTGAGCTTAATTTTGATTTGTTAAATCAACAAGCATTTGCCtcattggaaaatattaatatgTCGCTATTGACGCATTGTCTTAAATTGCCTGAAACGTTGGATGAACCAGATGAGGTATGGGAATGGGATACGTTATTTACTGATGTTATTGCTGAAATACATTCGGAACAACTAACTTTTTCGGGAGGCCAGAAGAAGGAAATCGGACCAGATGAAATACCACCGCCTATGTATacatag
- the IFT43 gene encoding intraflagellar transport protein 43 homolog isoform X1 has protein sequence MLSITSVSVLLSAFLVGTKIKSKTKQIFSFQLIFVVRIKIKNFPNDGLGRGTKVIHTKARKGRRSKSRDPIAGDASTSTNTSKPNHTEKEKAIDVMLELHKNSTSGETDTTKRPPVRRISGGWADVGILKSSKSKKGTSFDDERFQIVSMGKLPIDSPPRDDIPTIPDMDDLKDEILLNEIIEPPAANSFRPNTLSELNFDLLNQQAFASLENINMSLLTHCLKLPETLDEPDEVWEWDTLFTDVIAEIHSEQLTFSGGQKKEIGPDEIPPPMYT, from the exons atgttgtcaattacaagtgtgagtgtattactatcagcgtttcttgtaggtacaaaaatta agagcaaaacaaaacaaattttttcgttTCAGCTAATTTTTGTCGtgcgaataaaaattaaaaactttccaAATGATGGATTGGGCAGAGGAACTAAAGTTATCCATACGAAAG CACGGAAAGGGCGTCGCTCAAAAAGCCGTGACCCAATCGCTGGTGATGCCTCCACTAGTACTAACACATCAAAACCCAATCACACTGAAAAGGAAAAAGCAATTGATGTAATGTTGGAATTACACAAAAATTCCACCAGCGGGGAAACAGATACTACGAAACGACCACCTGTGCGCCGTATATCTGGTGGTTGGGCAGATGTTGGAATACTTAAAAGCTCTAA gtcgAAAAAGGGCACTTCATTTGATGA CGAACGTTTCCAAATAGTGTCAATGGGGAAATTGCCGATTGACTCGCCACCTAGAGATGATATCCCGACCATACCAGATATGGATGATTTAAAAGACGAAATTTTACTTAACGAAATAATTGAACCACCAGC cgCCAACTCTTTTCGACCAAACACACTAAGTGAGCTTAATTTTGATTTGTTAAATCAACAAGCATTTGCCtcattggaaaatattaatatgTCGCTATTGACGCATTGTCTTAAATTGCCTGAAACGTTGGATGAACCAGATGAGGTATGGGAATGGGATACGTTATTTACTGATGTTATTGCTGAAATACATTCGGAACAACTAACTTTTTCGGGAGGCCAGAAGAAGGAAATCGGACCAGATGAAATACCACCGCCTATGTATacatag